The following proteins come from a genomic window of Micromonospora zamorensis:
- a CDS encoding endonuclease/exonuclease/phosphatase family protein produces the protein MRYRQLTTGTLALGVILLIDVLRVWLPGIITIFGQAASTPAELMGAFALGWFVLALGAPAVVRRVGARPVTVVAAVLLAVARLALTATPGGRTQLWLATAGLLAGLVWLVGVAADTDRPVPGLALGFAVNAALHAVLDTVDLVWRGGWLAWLLSSVAVVLFVLGTAQPGTRADGVTGTGGVRAWLLAGPALLLAGMVALSPALARTGMSFLVAGDGVARSPLFGLAPVPVAVAGFLFTALTRPPRGWSRAYGPVALLAGAVLFALDRGDLLLPAVLLAAVGLGACLALTDDASGPDSDAGNASDTASASDTSNASARAARRGYAVAAGMLIFALGAVGYYSAYDLGYPNAAVPVLVAGLAAVVAFAARPVVHRLPGPFPPLRAAAAVTALALLAPVLADDIPVASNRDGPPERLTVVAYNIRMGFGLDGRFDLPGLTEVVERQRPDVVLLSEVDRAWLLNGGHDTLDLLAGRLGMPYVFGPAADPVWGDAVLSRWPMRDPRSRPLPAVGAPTGAQALAVTLDLGDGVRTAVVSTHLQPPPGRGPVVQARAVADFATRYAAGRPLVVAGDLNTEPGDEAYTEFTDAGLTDAFATARPLATSPADDPRQQIDHIFVSPGLTPGDPVAPRSTASDHLPVAVTLTLPPR, from the coding sequence GTGCGCTACCGCCAGCTCACCACCGGGACGCTCGCGCTGGGCGTCATCCTGCTCATCGACGTGCTGCGGGTCTGGTTGCCCGGCATCATCACCATCTTCGGCCAGGCGGCGTCCACGCCGGCCGAGCTGATGGGCGCGTTCGCCCTCGGCTGGTTCGTGCTCGCGCTGGGCGCACCCGCTGTGGTCCGCCGGGTCGGCGCCCGCCCCGTCACGGTCGTCGCCGCCGTTCTGCTCGCCGTCGCCCGGCTCGCGCTCACCGCAACACCCGGCGGGCGTACGCAGCTCTGGTTGGCCACCGCCGGGCTGCTCGCCGGGCTGGTCTGGCTGGTCGGCGTCGCCGCCGACACCGACCGCCCGGTTCCGGGGCTGGCGTTGGGTTTCGCTGTCAACGCGGCCCTGCACGCGGTGTTGGACACCGTCGACCTGGTGTGGCGGGGCGGCTGGTTGGCCTGGCTGCTCAGCTCCGTCGCGGTCGTGCTGTTCGTGCTCGGGACGGCGCAGCCCGGCACCCGTGCCGATGGCGTGACCGGTACCGGTGGGGTGCGGGCCTGGCTGCTGGCCGGGCCGGCGCTGCTGCTGGCCGGAATGGTGGCGCTCTCCCCGGCGCTGGCCCGGACCGGGATGTCGTTCCTGGTGGCCGGGGACGGCGTGGCTCGTTCGCCGCTGTTCGGCCTGGCGCCGGTGCCGGTGGCGGTCGCCGGGTTCCTGTTTACCGCGTTGACCCGACCGCCCCGGGGGTGGAGCCGTGCGTACGGGCCGGTGGCGCTGCTGGCCGGCGCGGTGCTGTTCGCCCTCGACAGGGGTGACCTGCTCCTCCCGGCCGTCCTGCTCGCCGCAGTCGGTCTCGGTGCCTGCCTCGCGCTGACCGACGACGCCAGCGGCCCGGACAGCGACGCCGGCAACGCCAGCGACACCGCGAGCGCCAGCGACACCAGCAACGCCAGCGCCAGAGCGGCCCGCCGGGGGTACGCGGTGGCCGCCGGCATGCTCATCTTCGCGCTGGGGGCGGTCGGGTACTACTCCGCCTACGACCTCGGTTACCCCAACGCGGCGGTGCCCGTGCTGGTGGCCGGGCTCGCCGCCGTCGTGGCGTTCGCCGCCCGTCCCGTCGTGCACCGGCTCCCCGGGCCGTTTCCGCCACTACGGGCCGCCGCAGCGGTCACCGCGCTGGCCCTGCTGGCGCCGGTGCTCGCCGACGACATCCCGGTGGCCAGCAACCGGGACGGCCCGCCGGAGCGGCTGACCGTGGTGGCCTACAACATCCGGATGGGTTTCGGGCTGGACGGCCGGTTCGACCTGCCCGGCCTCACCGAGGTCGTCGAACGGCAACGACCCGACGTGGTGCTGCTCAGCGAGGTGGACCGCGCCTGGCTGCTCAACGGTGGGCACGACACCCTGGACCTGCTGGCAGGCCGGCTCGGTATGCCGTACGTCTTCGGGCCGGCCGCCGACCCGGTCTGGGGTGACGCGGTGCTCAGCCGTTGGCCGATGCGCGACCCGCGCAGCCGCCCGCTGCCGGCCGTCGGGGCGCCCACCGGTGCGCAGGCCCTCGCCGTCACGCTGGACCTGGGCGACGGTGTCCGTACCGCCGTGGTCAGCACCCACCTGCAACCGCCACCGGGGCGGGGCCCTGTGGTGCAGGCCCGCGCGGTCGCGGACTTCGCCACCCGGTACGCGGCCGGCCGACCCCTGGTTGTCGCCGGCGACCTGAACACCGAGCCCGGCGACGAGGCGTACACGGAGTTCACCGACGCGGGCCTGACCGACGCGTTCGCGACCGCCCGACCGCTGGCGACCAGCCCGGCGGACGACCCGCGCCAGCAGATCGACCACATCTTCGTCTCGCCCGGCCTGACTCCCGGCGACCCGGTGGCGCCCCGCAGCACGGCCAGCGACCACCTGCCGGTCGCGGTGACCCTGACCCTCCCGCCCCGCTGA
- a CDS encoding NUDIX hydrolase: MAAVIGIRAAGGVAWRPTPDGVRVCVVHRPRYGDWTLPKGKLEPGEHALAAAVREVAEESDVRGVPQVRLPSVRYRSEGQAKLVDYWSMLAVASGGFQPDTEVDDMRWLAVDDAIRLVSYPHDAEVLAAFAALPPVTATVALVRHAHAGKRATWSGPDVGRPLDAEGRAQASALADLVALIRPSRLVSASPRRCVQTLDPAAALLDLPIEICGDLDEPQPGQQSDEQILATAARLLELANAGGQVAVCSQGKVLPGALEQLTGRTDEDFTTPKGGGWLLAFTADRLLAVDRL; this comes from the coding sequence TTGGCTGCCGTGATCGGCATCCGGGCGGCGGGCGGGGTGGCCTGGCGGCCGACCCCCGACGGCGTACGCGTCTGTGTGGTGCACCGCCCCCGCTACGGCGACTGGACGCTGCCGAAGGGCAAGCTGGAGCCGGGTGAGCACGCGCTGGCAGCGGCGGTCCGTGAGGTGGCCGAGGAGTCCGACGTGCGGGGCGTACCGCAGGTCCGGCTGCCGTCGGTGCGGTACCGCAGCGAGGGGCAGGCCAAGCTGGTCGACTACTGGTCGATGCTCGCTGTGGCCAGCGGCGGTTTCCAACCGGACACCGAGGTGGACGACATGCGCTGGCTCGCGGTGGACGACGCGATCCGGTTGGTCAGCTACCCGCACGACGCCGAGGTCCTGGCGGCGTTCGCCGCGCTGCCGCCGGTGACCGCGACTGTCGCGCTGGTCCGGCACGCACACGCAGGCAAGCGGGCCACCTGGTCCGGTCCGGACGTCGGGCGGCCCCTGGACGCCGAGGGACGGGCCCAGGCGAGCGCCCTGGCCGACCTGGTCGCCCTGATCCGGCCGTCCCGGCTGGTGTCGGCGTCACCGCGACGGTGCGTGCAGACACTGGACCCGGCGGCGGCGCTGCTCGACCTGCCGATCGAGATCTGCGGCGACCTGGACGAACCCCAGCCCGGCCAGCAGAGCGACGAGCAGATCCTGGCCACCGCCGCCCGGCTGCTGGAGTTGGCCAACGCCGGTGGGCAGGTGGCGGTGTGCAGCCAGGGCAAGGTGCTGCCGGGCGCCCTGGAGCAGCTCACCGGCCGCACCGACGAGGACTTCACGACGCCCAAGGGCGGCGGTTGGCTGCTTGCCTTCACCGCCGACCGCCTGTTGGCCGTCGACCGCCTGTAG
- a CDS encoding CYTH and CHAD domain-containing protein: MVEEEQKYEVDDAYVLPDLTATAPAGGRVRALPPVTLVARYLDTVDLRLARAGASLRHRKGDELPWTVKLPTGTPGVRHEISRPGPKGRPPPELVELVTVLHRGAPLAPVTVVRTVRHAYEVCDKAGAVLAEVVDDRVTVLDDSGATSDTFREVEVERKAGDSELLDRIGAVLREAGARGGSFTPKHVRALGETAQADPDLVAPAGLTAEASAGDVVTEAVRKEIRRLLAHDPLVRLRAPAAGGDTAVHQMRVACRRLRSDLRTFRPLLRKTWSRPLRDELRWLAGVLGAARDAEVLRARLRRTADADPLSPLDQGAVDRLDEVLAQRQRTAHAAIDEALRSARYLALVDSLVLAARAPRLTRRAAAPAGEALPALVARPWTRLAGPDGVDGLDAQSPDDSWHAVRKEAKQARYAVNAVAPTVGKGARRLSRALARVQDVLGEHQDAAVAADTWLGIAAERPDDHELAVTAGRLAERERGSVRRTRGLLPAAWHRATRRRRTSWLP; encoded by the coding sequence ATGGTCGAGGAGGAGCAGAAGTACGAGGTGGACGACGCCTACGTGCTGCCGGACCTGACCGCCACGGCCCCGGCCGGGGGTCGGGTCCGGGCGCTGCCACCGGTGACGCTGGTCGCCCGCTATCTCGACACCGTCGACCTGCGGCTGGCCCGCGCCGGTGCCTCACTGCGCCACCGCAAGGGCGACGAGCTGCCCTGGACGGTGAAACTGCCGACCGGGACACCGGGTGTCCGGCACGAGATCTCCCGTCCAGGGCCGAAGGGGCGGCCACCACCGGAGCTGGTGGAGCTGGTCACCGTCCTGCACCGGGGGGCGCCGCTGGCCCCGGTGACTGTGGTGCGGACGGTGCGGCACGCGTACGAGGTGTGTGACAAGGCCGGCGCGGTGCTCGCCGAGGTGGTGGACGACCGGGTGACCGTGCTGGACGACTCCGGCGCCACCTCCGACACGTTCCGCGAGGTGGAGGTGGAGCGCAAGGCCGGCGACAGCGAGCTGCTCGACCGGATCGGCGCGGTGCTGCGCGAGGCTGGCGCCCGGGGTGGGTCGTTCACCCCGAAGCACGTACGGGCGCTGGGCGAGACGGCGCAGGCCGATCCGGATCTGGTCGCGCCGGCCGGGCTGACCGCCGAGGCGAGCGCGGGCGACGTGGTGACCGAAGCGGTCCGCAAGGAGATCCGCCGGCTGCTGGCGCACGACCCACTGGTCCGGCTGCGCGCCCCGGCCGCCGGTGGCGACACCGCCGTGCACCAGATGCGGGTCGCCTGTCGACGCCTGCGCAGTGACCTGCGCACCTTCAGGCCACTGCTCCGCAAGACGTGGTCCCGTCCGCTGCGTGACGAGCTGCGCTGGCTGGCCGGTGTCCTCGGCGCGGCCCGCGACGCCGAGGTGCTGCGCGCACGGCTGCGCCGCACCGCCGACGCCGACCCGCTCAGCCCGCTCGACCAGGGCGCGGTGGACCGCCTGGACGAGGTGCTCGCCCAACGGCAGCGGACGGCGCACGCCGCCATCGACGAGGCGCTGCGCTCCGCGCGTTACCTGGCCCTGGTGGATTCCCTGGTGCTGGCCGCCCGCGCGCCCCGGCTCACCCGCAGGGCGGCCGCGCCCGCGGGTGAGGCGCTGCCTGCGCTGGTGGCCCGTCCGTGGACGCGGCTGGCCGGGCCGGACGGGGTCGACGGGCTCGACGCACAGTCGCCGGACGACAGTTGGCACGCCGTTCGCAAGGAGGCCAAACAGGCCCGCTACGCGGTCAACGCCGTGGCACCGACGGTCGGCAAGGGCGCACGTCGACTGTCCCGCGCCCTGGCCCGGGTGCAGGACGTGCTCGGCGAGCACCAGGATGCGGCAGTCGCGGCGGACACCTGGCTGGGGATCGCCGCCGAGCGGCCGGATGACCACGAGCTGGCGGTCACCGCCGGGCGGCTCGCCGAACGGGAACGCGGGTCCGTACGCCGCACGCGCGGCCTCCTACCGGCCGCCTGGCACCGGGCGACCCGGCGACGGCGGACCAGTTGGCTGCCGTGA
- a CDS encoding RNA degradosome polyphosphate kinase, whose amino-acid sequence MSTPREQPAHPPTTDLRNGSRTRGTDGRFRPSRAERASAARADTLADDPAAASSGLDEVLDPTPSVEAAGPTAGGVHQVLPGDLPTGADDEDDEPPAPLPEDRFLNRELSWLDFNARVLTLAEDQRTPLLERAKFLAIFASNLDEFYMVRIAGLKRRLSAGLPVRGGDRLPLRTQLELIAERTAALGARHAACFVDDVLPKLADEGIRILRWGELGDPERERLRTYFREHIFPVLTPLAVDPAHPFPYISGRSLNLAVAVRDPNGGSELFARVKVPNNVPRFVRVDRGQPGVRMLPLEDLISVHLGQLFSGMQVVECHLFRVTRNAEVEVDEDRDEDLLQALERELARRRFGPPVRLEVAASISDHVLELLVRELDMDDQDVLRVPGLLDLSALWQVYGEADRPDLKDPPFVPSTHPRLAEGEVPRSVFSTLRDGDILVHHPYHSFATSVQRFIEQAAADPNVLAIKQTLYRTSGDSPIVDALVDAAAAGKQVVVLVEVKARFDEVANIGWARTLERAGCHVVYGLVGLKTHCKTALVVRQEGNQIRRYCHIGTGNYHPKTARLYEDFGMLTADPEIGADLTDLFNVLTGYSRQTAYRRLLVAPQGIRTGLIERIEREISHVRLGMPGLVQFKVNSLVDEGVTDALYRASQAGVHVDLLIRGMCTLRPGVPGLSENIRVRSILGRFLEHSRIFRFGNNGEAEFWMGSADLMHRNLDRRVEALVKVTDPIARAELDHVLTAAMSPDVDAFELAGDGSWTRRTSADDNARVHLQELLLRRVGGTAG is encoded by the coding sequence GTGAGCACCCCTCGCGAGCAACCGGCCCACCCGCCCACCACCGACCTCCGCAACGGCTCCCGCACGCGCGGCACCGACGGCCGCTTCCGCCCGTCCCGCGCGGAGAGGGCCAGCGCCGCCCGCGCCGACACCCTCGCCGACGACCCGGCTGCCGCCTCCTCCGGGCTGGACGAGGTCCTCGACCCCACGCCGAGCGTCGAGGCTGCCGGCCCGACCGCCGGTGGCGTCCACCAGGTCCTGCCCGGCGACCTACCGACCGGCGCCGATGACGAGGACGACGAGCCGCCGGCGCCGCTGCCGGAGGACCGGTTCCTCAACCGGGAGCTCTCCTGGCTCGACTTCAACGCCCGCGTGCTCACCCTGGCCGAGGACCAGCGCACCCCACTGCTGGAACGGGCCAAGTTCCTGGCGATCTTCGCCAGCAACCTGGACGAGTTCTACATGGTGCGGATCGCCGGGCTGAAGCGGCGCCTCTCCGCCGGCCTGCCGGTGCGCGGCGGGGACCGGCTGCCCCTGCGTACCCAGTTGGAGCTGATCGCCGAGCGCACCGCGGCACTGGGTGCCCGGCACGCCGCCTGCTTCGTCGACGACGTGCTGCCCAAGCTGGCCGACGAGGGCATCCGCATCCTGCGCTGGGGCGAGCTGGGCGACCCGGAGCGGGAACGCCTGCGCACCTACTTCCGGGAGCACATCTTCCCGGTGCTGACCCCGCTCGCGGTCGACCCGGCGCACCCGTTCCCGTACATCTCGGGGCGCTCGCTGAACCTGGCGGTGGCGGTCCGCGACCCGAACGGCGGTTCCGAGCTGTTCGCGCGGGTGAAGGTGCCCAACAACGTGCCCCGCTTCGTCCGGGTCGACAGGGGTCAGCCGGGCGTACGGATGCTGCCCCTGGAAGACCTGATCTCGGTGCACCTGGGGCAGTTGTTCAGCGGCATGCAGGTGGTCGAGTGCCACCTGTTCCGGGTCACCCGTAACGCCGAGGTGGAGGTCGACGAGGACCGCGACGAGGACCTGTTGCAGGCTCTGGAACGGGAGCTGGCCCGGCGGCGGTTCGGTCCACCGGTCCGGCTGGAGGTGGCCGCGTCCATCTCCGACCACGTGCTGGAGCTGCTCGTCCGCGAGTTGGACATGGACGACCAGGACGTGCTGCGGGTGCCCGGACTGCTGGACCTGTCCGCGCTGTGGCAGGTCTACGGCGAGGCCGACCGGCCGGACCTCAAGGACCCGCCGTTCGTGCCCTCCACCCACCCCCGGCTCGCCGAGGGCGAGGTGCCGCGCAGCGTCTTCTCCACACTGCGCGACGGGGACATCCTGGTGCACCACCCGTACCACTCGTTCGCGACCAGCGTGCAGCGCTTCATCGAGCAGGCCGCCGCCGACCCGAACGTGCTGGCCATCAAGCAGACCCTCTACCGCACCAGCGGCGACTCACCGATCGTCGACGCGTTGGTCGACGCGGCCGCCGCCGGCAAGCAGGTGGTGGTGCTGGTGGAGGTGAAGGCCCGCTTCGACGAGGTGGCCAACATCGGCTGGGCCCGCACGCTGGAACGCGCCGGCTGCCACGTGGTGTACGGCCTCGTGGGCCTGAAGACGCACTGCAAGACCGCGCTGGTGGTCCGCCAGGAGGGCAACCAGATCCGCCGTTACTGCCACATCGGCACCGGCAACTACCACCCGAAGACCGCCCGACTCTACGAGGACTTCGGGATGCTCACCGCCGACCCCGAGATCGGCGCCGACCTCACCGACCTGTTCAACGTCCTCACCGGCTACAGCCGGCAGACCGCCTACCGGCGGTTGCTGGTCGCCCCGCAGGGCATCCGCACCGGCCTCATCGAGCGGATCGAGCGGGAGATCTCGCACGTCCGACTGGGCATGCCCGGCCTGGTCCAATTCAAGGTCAACTCCCTGGTCGACGAGGGGGTGACCGACGCCCTGTACCGGGCCTCCCAGGCCGGCGTCCACGTCGACCTGCTCATCCGGGGCATGTGCACGCTGCGTCCCGGGGTGCCCGGGCTGTCGGAGAACATCCGCGTCCGCTCGATCCTCGGCCGTTTCCTGGAGCACTCGCGGATCTTCCGCTTCGGCAACAACGGCGAGGCGGAGTTCTGGATGGGCTCGGCCGACCTGATGCACCGCAACCTGGACCGTCGGGTGGAGGCGCTGGTGAAGGTGACCGACCCGATCGCCCGGGCCGAGCTGGACCACGTGCTGACCGCCGCGATGAGCCCGGACGTGGACGCGTTCGAGCTGGCCGGCGACGGCAGCTGGACCCGGCGGACCAGCGCCGACGACAACGCCCGGGTGCATCTGCAGGAACTGTTGTTGCGCCGCGTCGGTGGCACGGCCGGCTGA
- a CDS encoding cold-shock protein has product MQGTVASYDAATRSGVLLLDDGTEMRFPARAFDASGLRLLRLGQRVRIDTDPDGEVVRVTLPTMI; this is encoded by the coding sequence ATGCAGGGCACGGTGGCCAGCTATGACGCGGCAACACGCAGCGGTGTGCTGCTGCTCGACGACGGCACCGAGATGCGCTTCCCCGCGCGGGCCTTCGACGCCTCCGGGCTGCGGTTGCTCCGGCTGGGCCAGCGGGTCCGCATCGACACGGATCCCGACGGAGAGGTCGTCCGGGTGACATTGCCGACGATGATCTGA
- the cofC gene encoding 2-phospho-L-lactate guanylyltransferase — MSQPRWAVVVPVKHLAAAKSRLRGALSGVPHEELALALAADTLRAVLACPAVAEVLVVTDDARVAAAALGAGARVLPDGPDAGLNAAFRHGAAGTTAGWVAGLTADLPALRPAELAGALLAAQNGREGVRRFVPDAPGSGTVLLAAPPGVPLDPRFGVGSAVAHAASGALPLTGDWPSLRRDVDTAADLAAAARLGLGPRTAALVAAASRPARSAG; from the coding sequence GTGAGTCAGCCGAGGTGGGCCGTGGTGGTGCCGGTGAAGCATCTGGCCGCTGCCAAGAGCCGGCTGCGGGGCGCGCTGTCCGGCGTACCGCACGAGGAGCTGGCGCTGGCCCTGGCGGCCGACACCCTCCGCGCGGTGCTGGCCTGCCCGGCGGTCGCCGAGGTCCTGGTGGTCACCGACGACGCCCGGGTCGCGGCGGCGGCGCTGGGCGCCGGGGCGCGGGTGCTGCCCGACGGGCCGGACGCCGGCCTGAACGCGGCGTTCCGACACGGCGCGGCCGGGACTACCGCCGGCTGGGTGGCCGGGCTCACCGCGGACCTGCCTGCGCTGCGCCCGGCCGAGCTGGCCGGCGCGCTGCTCGCGGCGCAGAACGGTCGGGAAGGGGTACGCCGGTTCGTGCCGGACGCGCCCGGCAGCGGCACTGTGCTGCTCGCCGCCCCGCCGGGTGTGCCGCTGGATCCTCGCTTCGGGGTGGGCTCGGCGGTCGCGCACGCGGCGAGCGGGGCGCTGCCCCTGACCGGCGACTGGCCCAGCCTGCGCCGGGACGTGGACACCGCCGCGGACCTGGCCGCCGCCGCCCGGCTCGGACTGGGGCCGCGCACCGCCGCACTCGTCGCCGCCGCCAGCCGTCCGGCCCGCTCCGCCGGGTGA
- a CDS encoding lysophospholipid acyltransferase family protein yields MARRRLGFWQRFAVWLVKPVMTVWTRRTWRGQEHLGGDGGVIIVANHISHADPLVSAHFIYDSGRWPQYLGKASVFRVPVVGWILHRCLQIPVERGSVDAVRSLDALVAALDEGGAVVIYPEGTTTRQPELWPMKAKTGAARLALATGAPVVPVVMWGPERIFDPRTSRVNLRPRTPVTVVAGDPIDLSRWADAPPTRATLEEMTDTIMLRLRDMLAEIRGGTPPPLWERPARSSVRHEQQGDLA; encoded by the coding sequence GTGGCACGGCGGAGGCTGGGGTTCTGGCAACGGTTCGCCGTGTGGCTGGTCAAGCCGGTGATGACCGTGTGGACCCGGCGCACCTGGCGGGGCCAGGAACACCTCGGCGGCGACGGTGGCGTGATCATCGTGGCGAACCACATCTCGCACGCCGACCCGCTCGTCTCCGCGCACTTCATCTACGACTCCGGGCGCTGGCCGCAGTACCTGGGCAAGGCCAGCGTGTTCCGGGTGCCGGTGGTCGGCTGGATCCTGCACCGGTGCCTACAGATCCCCGTCGAGCGGGGCAGCGTCGACGCGGTCCGCTCGCTGGACGCACTGGTCGCCGCGCTCGACGAGGGCGGCGCCGTGGTGATCTACCCGGAGGGCACCACCACCCGACAGCCGGAGCTGTGGCCGATGAAGGCCAAGACCGGTGCCGCCCGGCTGGCCCTGGCCACCGGCGCCCCCGTCGTACCGGTGGTGATGTGGGGACCGGAGCGGATCTTCGACCCACGGACCAGCCGCGTCAACCTGCGCCCCCGGACCCCGGTGACCGTCGTCGCCGGAGACCCGATCGACCTGAGCCGGTGGGCGGACGCCCCGCCGACCCGGGCCACCCTCGAGGAGATGACGGACACCATCATGTTGCGGCTGCGGGACATGCTCGCCGAGATCCGTGGCGGCACCCCGCCGCCGCTGTGGGAACGACCGGCCCGGTCCTCCGTCCGGCACGAGCAGCAGGGCGACCTGGCATGA
- a CDS encoding NAD(P)H-dependent glycerol-3-phosphate dehydrogenase, with protein sequence MTGHVAVLGAGSWGTAFAKILADAGRDVTVWARRAPVAESIRTERRNPEYLPDLLLPARVTATADATEAITGAELVVLAVPSQTLRGNLAEWVGHLHPDSTLVSLMKGIELGTTKRMSEVIVETAGVAADRVVVVSGPNLAPEIAAEQPAATVVAGTNSHRTALVQASIRTPYLRPYTNDDVIGCELGGAVKNVIALSYGIATAMGFGDNTRAMLMTRGLAETARLGVALGADPITFAGLAGMGDLVASCSSPLARNRTFGEHLGRGETLEQAQTATRQTAEGVKSCLAIRDLARAHGVEMPITEHVERICHEGMDPRLAVEALMSRTAKPESYE encoded by the coding sequence ATGACCGGCCACGTCGCGGTGCTCGGCGCCGGTTCCTGGGGCACCGCGTTCGCCAAGATCCTGGCCGACGCGGGGCGTGACGTGACAGTGTGGGCCCGCCGTGCGCCGGTCGCCGAGAGCATCCGGACCGAGCGCCGCAACCCGGAGTACCTGCCCGACCTGCTGTTGCCGGCCCGGGTCACCGCCACCGCCGACGCGACCGAGGCGATCACCGGCGCGGAGCTGGTGGTGCTGGCGGTGCCGTCGCAGACCCTGCGCGGCAACCTCGCCGAGTGGGTCGGACACCTGCACCCCGACTCCACCCTGGTGTCGCTGATGAAGGGCATCGAGCTCGGCACCACCAAGCGGATGAGCGAGGTCATCGTGGAGACCGCCGGGGTCGCCGCGGACCGGGTGGTCGTCGTGTCCGGCCCGAACCTCGCCCCGGAGATCGCCGCCGAGCAGCCCGCCGCGACCGTCGTCGCCGGGACGAACAGCCACCGCACCGCGCTCGTGCAGGCGTCGATCCGGACGCCATACCTGCGCCCGTACACCAACGACGACGTGATCGGCTGCGAGCTGGGCGGGGCGGTCAAGAACGTGATCGCCCTGTCGTACGGCATCGCCACCGCGATGGGTTTCGGCGACAACACCCGGGCGATGCTGATGACCCGGGGGCTGGCCGAGACCGCCCGGCTGGGCGTGGCGCTCGGCGCGGACCCGATCACCTTCGCCGGCCTCGCGGGAATGGGCGACCTGGTCGCCTCCTGCTCGTCCCCGCTGGCCCGCAACCGCACCTTCGGCGAGCACCTGGGCCGGGGCGAGACGCTGGAGCAGGCCCAGACGGCCACCCGGCAGACCGCCGAGGGTGTGAAGAGCTGCCTGGCGATTCGCGACCTGGCCCGCGCGCACGGTGTGGAGATGCCCATCACCGAGCACGTCGAGCGGATCTGCCACGAGGGGATGGACCCACGCCTCGCCGTGGAAGCCCTGATGAGCCGCACCGCCAAACCCGAGTCGTACGAGTGA
- a CDS encoding cystathionine gamma-lyase has translation MSELGDGTRCVRAGLPEPAPGDPFLPGPVFAAPYHLDPFQGQGTSPNGYGRPDNPTRRLLEAAVGELEGGDCRVFATGQAAITGLLLTLLRPGDTVVLPSDGYFPVRAFATDVLEGIGVRVLFAPTAGPYPSFEGVRLVLVETPANPGLDVVDVAALAERAHAAGALLAVDNTTATPLGQRPLDLGADLVVASGTKALTGHSDLLLGYLASRSTELVGAVTTWRTTTGAVPGAFDAWLAHRSLATLDLRLARQSANAAAVADLLADRPDVTGLRWPGRPGDPAYAVASAQMRRMPGVLSFDLGSADRVGRFIEAARLVAAATSFGGLHTTADRREQWGDDTAPGFVRLSCGAEDTADLVADIAAALDAAGLVRGGS, from the coding sequence ATGAGCGAGTTGGGAGACGGCACCCGCTGCGTACGCGCCGGCCTGCCGGAGCCGGCACCAGGGGACCCGTTCCTGCCCGGGCCGGTCTTCGCCGCGCCGTACCACCTCGACCCGTTCCAGGGCCAGGGCACGTCGCCGAACGGCTACGGTCGCCCCGACAACCCGACCCGGCGGCTCCTGGAGGCGGCCGTGGGCGAGTTGGAAGGCGGCGACTGCCGCGTCTTCGCCACCGGTCAGGCGGCCATCACCGGCCTGCTGCTCACCCTGCTGCGCCCGGGGGACACGGTGGTGCTGCCCTCCGACGGATACTTCCCGGTCCGGGCGTTCGCCACCGACGTGCTGGAGGGCATCGGCGTCCGGGTGCTGTTCGCGCCGACCGCCGGGCCGTACCCGTCGTTCGAGGGCGTCCGGCTGGTGCTGGTGGAGACGCCGGCCAACCCGGGCCTGGACGTGGTCGACGTGGCGGCCCTGGCGGAGAGGGCGCACGCTGCGGGCGCGCTGCTCGCGGTGGACAACACCACCGCCACCCCGCTCGGTCAGCGCCCACTGGACCTCGGCGCGGACCTGGTGGTCGCCTCGGGCACGAAGGCGCTCACCGGCCACTCCGACCTGCTGCTGGGTTACCTGGCCAGCCGGTCCACCGAGCTGGTCGGGGCGGTGACGACCTGGCGTACGACCACCGGGGCGGTGCCGGGAGCGTTTGACGCCTGGCTGGCACACCGGTCGCTGGCCACCCTCGATCTGCGGCTGGCCCGGCAGAGCGCGAACGCCGCCGCGGTCGCCGACCTGCTGGCCGACCGGCCGGACGTGACGGGTCTGCGCTGGCCGGGGCGGCCGGGCGATCCCGCGTACGCGGTGGCCTCGGCCCAGATGCGTCGGATGCCGGGGGTGCTCTCGTTCGATCTGGGTAGCGCCGACCGGGTGGGCCGGTTCATCGAGGCCGCCCGGCTGGTGGCGGCGGCGACCTCCTTCGGTGGCCTGCACACCACGGCGGACCGGCGGGAGCAGTGGGGCGACGACACCGCACCCGGCTTCGTCCGGCTCTCCTGCGGTGCGGAGGACACGGCGGACCTGGTGGCCGACATCGCCGCCGCCCTGGACGCGGCCGGGCTGGTCCGAGGAGGCTCGTGA